The DNA region GAGTGCGCACCATTAATCAGCTATGCTCCCTGGAACGAATTCATTTCGACTTCTTCCGGTCGAGTGCTCGACATCATGGAAGCCCGTATCTACAAAGAAAATCCGGAGGTAGAAATCGGTGAAATCCAGGTACGCGGAGAAAATGTGATGGCAGGTTATTATAAAAATCCGGAAGCCACTAAAGAAGTCTTCACCGAAGACGGCTGGCTACGTACCGGTGACTTGGGTAAACTGGATGAAAAAGGAAACCTTTATATTCGTGGCCGCAGTAAGACCATGATCCTGAGTTCCAACGGACAAAACATCTTCCCCGAAGAAATCGAGGCACGGCTTAACAACCTGCCTTTCGTACTGGAAAGTCTTGTTATCGAACGCAATAAAAAACTGGTAGCTTTAGTCTATGCAGATTACGAAGCTTTAGATTCTCTGGGACTGAACCAAGAAGAAAACCTCAAAACCATCATGAATGAGAACTTGAAAAACCTGAATAGCAGTGTGGCCAGTTACGAGAAAGTCAGCCAGATTCAGCTCTATCCTACCGAGTTTGAGAAAACTCCTAAAAGGAGCATCAAACGCTACTTATATAACAGTATTGCAGAAGATTAGTATGTTATTAAACATACAAAAAGTAGCAAAAAGGGGCTAACCTCCAAAAAAAACATAAAAAAAGTTGGGATTTGGAGAACAACATATCAAAAAAGTACATACCTTTGCAACGTTTTAATAAAGCAATTGATTGTATTACGTTTTTAAAAAGCAAAGAAAATGAAAAAATTAGTTTTGATGGCTGTAGCTATCGTAGCAGTATCTTTCGCATCTTGTGGTAACAAACAAGCTGACGCTGAAAAAGCAGCAGCAGATTCTATCCGTATTGCTGATTCAATCGCAGCAGTAGAAGAAGCAGCAGCTGAGGCAGCCGCAGCAGCTGATACTGTAGCAGTAGATAGCGCAGCAGTTGTAGCTGAATAATTCAGAACAACACACTGAAGAATTGAAAGTCTGACGTGCGAAAGCATGAACAGACTTTTTTTATGCCCTTCTGTTTCCTTAGTCCTACAACATTATTTCTTATACTTCTTTTCTTTTTTATTTCAAATAATGCATATCTTTGCCTTAAAACACTAAATAATAATATTATGAAAATAAAACTGTCAGACAAACTAAAGTACATAGCCAAAGAATATAAGTTAGGTGATTTCGTCCGCAATCTCATCGCTGTAGTATTAGGCATCATTATCACCTTTGTTGGAAGTGACTGGATTTCAGAACGAAATACTCAAAAAGAAGTTGAGAAGTCTATACAGTTGGTTAAAAGCGAACTAATTCTAAACAGAGAAACATTGAAGGAGATGGGAAGCAGAGTAGTATTCGAACAAAATGCCGCACGATATCTGTTTGAACATAAAAACAAGAAGAATGAAATCTCTCAAGACTCTGTGAAACAATATTTACCTGTTATTTTTCAATGGAGTAAGTACACATTCATCAATGATGCCATGGAAATGCTCAAAACATCTTCACTCATCCAAAAGATCAAGAATAAGGAACTTTCCCTGCAAATTATAAAAGCATACGGAACAATCAAAACCGCAGAATCCTCTTTCGAAATGTATAAAGAGTACAAAAACAAGTACAAGATGAATTCAATGCCAATCCCCAAGTAGCTGCTTGCTTTTACAACCAAATAAAAAAAAGAGAAAAAGTTGAATACTCTGAAGAAAATGACCTGTCGGAAGAACTTCACCTGGTACTCACTTTACCAGAAGGCTTAGGTCTACTCCAGACCATGCCCAATATCCTTAATCCCAAAACTCATTTTTTTGCCAATATAGAAGAACTTGATGAAACCATTGCAGCAATTGACAAGGAGTATAAGTTATCCTGCACAAACTAAAGGAACAAATACCAAAATAGCCACCCAACTTATAAAAACTTATACGGCTATAGAGAGGGCTTACAAAACAGCTACATCCTATGAAAACAACAAAATCAACAGAGGAGTCCGGAAGGAACTACCTTGATAAAGAGCATTTATGATACCCACTCGAATCCTGCCCAAATATACGGTCAATATTTACAAGCCATTGATGAAGCAGTAGCTGCCATTGAGAAAGAATATGAGTAAGTAAAACAAAAAAGCCCGGCTCCTTTTCGGAAACCGGACTTTTTCTATATATGAAGTATTCAATTATGCTTCTTCAGCAACAACTTCGAAAGGAATCTCTACAGAAACTTCCTTGTGCAGCTTAACGATAGCTTTGTACTGGCCAACTTCTTTCACAGCATCTTTTACAACGATGATCTTACGGTCAATTTCATGACCTAACTTAGCCAATTCATCTGCAATCTGGATGTTACCAACAGAACCGAAGATAGTACCGGTTGAGCTAACTTTAGTAGCGATCTTCAAAGATACACCTTCCAATTTAGCTGCCAATGCTTCAGCATCCTTCTTGATTTTTTCCAATTTGTGAGCACGTTGCTTCAAATCTTCAGCCAACATTTTCTTTGCAGCAGGAGAAGCAATCACAGCTTTACCTGTCGGGATGAGGTAGTTACGACCATAACCGGACTTAACAGTTACGATATCGTTCTTATAACCCAAGTTTACAATGTCTTCTTTCAATATAATTTCCATACTTTCCTCCTCCTATTATTTCATCATGTCAGTTACATAAGGCAGCAATGCCAAGTGACGGGCTCTCTTTACAGCTTGAGCTACACGACGTTGGAACTTCAAAGAAGTACCGGTGATGCGACGCGGAAGGATCTTACCTTGTTCATTTAAGAATTTCTTCAAGAATTCAGGATCCTTATAGTCGATATACTTAATACCACTCTTTTTGAAACGGCAGTATTTTTTCTTCTTAACGTCCACTGACGGCGGAGTTAAATATCTGATTTCTGATTGAACTTGTGCCATGATTAATCCTCCTTTTTAGTTGATTTAACACTTCTTCTCTTCGCAGCGTATTCAGCAGCGTACTTGTCTTGCTTGAAAGTCAAGAAACGGATAACGCGCTCATCACGACGGAAGTTAAGCTCTAACTTGTCAATTACAGTAGGGTCTGCATTGAACTCAATCAGCTGATAGAAACCAGTTGACTTCTTCTGGATAGGATATGCCAGTTTTTTCAGTCCCCAGTTTTCCTCATTTACGATCTCAGCACCTTCAGCAGTAAGGATGCCTTTGAATTTTTCTACCGCTTCCTTCATCTGAACATCAGACAAAACGGGAGTTAAAATGAAAACGGTTTCGTATTGATTCATACTTGTTTTATTAATGAATTAATAATTCGTTTAAAAATTTGCGGTGCAAAGGTAGGGATTTTATTTTGATCTACAAACATTTAATGTTTTTTTGTGCCCGAAGGTAGGATTTATCATAGAAGTGACTTACCTTTGCAAAGTTGTTTAAACAATAATTTCATGATCGAGCAATTTAACTTTGACATCCGGCTGATTTTTGCCATCCTGAACGGTAAAGTTTCCGCCGCAATCAACCGAAAACTGTCCCGTAACTTCCGCCAGAACGGTTTGGAGATTACTCCGGAACAGTGGACTGTCCTCATCTTTTTGTGGGAAAAAGACGGAGTAACACAACAAGAGTTGTGTAATGCAACTTTTAAGGATAAGCCCAGTATGACGCGCCTGATTGATAACATGGAACGCCAACATCTGGTAGTCCGTATCTCGGATAAAAAAGACCGCCGCACCAATCTTATCCACCTCACCAAAGATGGAAAAGAACTGGAAGAACGCGCACGGGTAATCGCTAACCAAACTCTGAAAGAGGCATTACACGGTATCACCGTAGAAGAACTGAGCATAAGCCAGGAAGTATTAAGAAAAATATTTTTCAATACGAAAGACTAAAATAAATGAGGAATGAAGAGGCTCAGGCAAAAGATGTGGTATTCAGCCTCATTTTTCATCCTTCATTCTTCATTCTTCATTAAAATATGGTTTTTTTGCAAAAATAATTTCGCTTGTTAAAGAATTATGCTTTTCTTTGTGACAAGAATATAATAATCTATTAAAATACACACACATGAAAGGTTTATTAAAAAATCTGGGCTTGATATTAGTCTTGGTAGGAGCTGTAATCTTGGTTGCATGTTCCTTTACCGGTAATGTAAACAACAATTCCATTTTAGGTACTTCAGCAGTTTTGATGGTACTGGGGTTGGTTTCATACATTATAATCAATAAGAAATTGGCAGACTAATCGTCAGAAAAAGAATAAAAAAGGCGGTTGCTTTGATAGCAACCGCCTTTTTTATTCTTATGTAAGGAGCCTATCAAGACTCCGGTTCCGGTGTGATCAACTTATATCCCTTTCCGTGGATATTGATGATTTCAATAGAAGGATCTTCTTTCAGATGCTTACGCAGCTTCGTGATATACACATCCATGCTACGTGCATTGAAGTAGTTATCATCAATCCAGATGGTCTTCAAAGCAAAGTCACGCTGCAGGATTTCATTAGCATGAGCGCAAAGCAAACCCAAGAGTTCAGACTCTTTCGTAGTCAGCTTCGTCTGCTTTTCAGGCGTTGACAAAATCTGTTTCTGTGTATCGAAAGTGAACATACCGATCTTGTAGATATTGCTCTCTTTGTTCTTTTTTCCACGTACACGTCTCAGGATTGCTTCAATTCTGAAAGTCAACTCTTCCATGCTGAACGGCTTGGTGATGTAATCATCCGCACCGATTTTAAAGCCCTCCAGAATATCTTCTTTCAGTGTCTTTGCGGTCAAGAAGATGATAGGAATTTCGGCATTTGCAGCACGCACTTCCTGAGCCAAAGTGAAACCATCTTTCTTCGGCATCATCACGTCAAACACACACAAGTCGTATTTATTCTTCAGAAAAGCTTTGTATCCAGCTTCGCCGTCGGGATATAACTCCGCAGAATAACCTTTTGCCTGTAAATATTCTCTTAAAAGCATGCCAAGATTCTCATCATCTTCGCACAATAAAATACGCAGTTTCTCGTCCATATCATTAATTTTTAAGTAAAGGTAATGCAATAATAAATTTAGTTCCAACGTTTAGTTCACTCTCTGCCCGGATGGTTCCCTTATGATCCACAATAATCTTTTTCACATAAGACAATCCTAATCCAAAGCCTTTCACATCGTGCAGATTACCTGTATGCACGCGGTAGAACTTTTCAAATATCTTTTTCAAATTCTCTTTCTTAATACCTATACCGTTATCCTGAATAGAAATCATCAGCTTGCCCGGTTCATTCCAGGTCTTCACTTTCAATTCCAAATCAGTATCCGGTCTCTTATACTTCACCGCATTATCCATCAGATTGAAAATCACATTCGTAAGATGCATTTCATCTGCAAAGATATTCGGGTCAGTCGCGTTCAGTTCCGACTCTATATTACCGTTATAACGCTCCACCTTTAAGGTGAAGGTATTAATAACACCTGTAATCAATTCATTGGCATCCAGTTCCTTCATTTTCAAAGTAGCCTTTTGCTTGTCGAACATCGACATCTGGAGCACCTTCTCCACCTGGAACCTCAACCGTTTCGTCTCATCATTGATGACCGTCGATATATGCTGGAACATGGCAGGCGACTTACCCACTGCAGGGTCTTTCAACATCTGCGCCGCCAGCGAAATGGTCGATATCGGCGTTTTAAACTCATGCGTCATATTGTTGATAAAGTCATTCTTCATCTCCGTCAGTTTCTTCTGGCGGAACACGATATAAATCGTGAAGATAAACGTAATCAGCAACACAAAGGTGAATATCATCGACGGTATCATAAAGTTGATCGAGTCGAAAATATAATCTCTTTTGCCCGGAAAATGTATCTTTACGATACTCATACGGGCAGGTGGATCATTCAGGAACAAAGGCTGGGAGTAAGAATACTCGCTACCTTCATCGACATAGTCCGAACAACGGTATACTTCCCGTCCATCCCGGTCAATCACCTTAAAGTGATATCCCAGATCAATGCCGTTATCTACCAAGCCCGACTTTAAGTACTGATCCAGATTCTTAAAGTTGATGCGTTCCTCAATCGGCTTGCTACTTGCCGTATATAACATCTGCAAGGCAACTTCATCCAACAAACCACGCTGGTACACATAACGTTCTTTCATTAAATCGATTTGTGTACGGGCTGTTTTAGGAATCGTCTTAGCGCCATGCTTACGCGAAATCATCGCTCTCGGCAACTCTGACGGCTTATTTGTGATCGTCTGAAGTTCCATGGCCGAATACTTGGAACCATCCGGCGACGTCACCGTAAACCGTTGTGTCTGCACCAATGCCTGCCCTTGCTCAGTCAATTCCCACGCTCTCTTTTCTGCCTCAGAGATGTCTTCCCGCAACCAACGGGCAACCTCAGCGGACTCCACTTCTTTAGAAGCAGCCATCAGTCCACGCTTCACAGATTCATCAAATTGCTCGTTACGCATCTTTACCATCTTCTCTATGTAGCTGATTTGCAGATACAAGAGGCTGAGGAAAGATAACCCCATAACGATACCTAATATCCATATTGTTGACTTCTTCATAGTCACAAAATTAACACTCCCTAATTAACACTCCTAACCTATTAACCTGATTTAACCGCAAGTTCTCGTAAATTAACCGAAAAGAGTTTTTTAAGTTGCATTACGAGCATTATAACAAATCAGCGTGTGTTTGGTTTGCAAATTTAATAAAAAATTAATCATTCTCGTTCACATTTACGCATGTTCTTAATCAGTGTTAATAAAAAAGCCATTACCCCTCGTTCTGAGGGAGTAACGGCTTTAACAAATTATAAAAACAGACGAAGTGAAGTCTTTTATTCTTCAGCTTGCTTAGCTTCGAACTCCTTAACTAACTTATCTTGTACATCACTTGGAACAAGTTCATAGCTGGCAAATTTCATGATAAACGAAGCACGTCCTCCTGTCAAAGAACTCAAGGCTGTGGAGTAAGATGCCATTTCCTTCAAAGGTACTTTAGCACTCAGCTTTTCATAACCGGCTTCACTACTCATACCCATAATCATGGCACGGCGTCCCTGCAAGTCACCCATCACATCACCCATTCTATCCGACGGAACAAATACTTCCACATCATAAATAGGTTCAAGGATCTTCGGTCCTGCATTCTTGAATGCTTCACTAAATGCATTACGACCAGCCAACATGAAGGAAATTTCATTGGAGTCTACCGGGTGCATCTTACCATCATACACGATAACACGTACGTCACGAGCGTACGAACCGGTCAACGGACCTTGTTCCATACGAGACATGATACCTTTCAGAATAGCCGGCATGAAACGCGCGTCAATAGAACCACCTACGATACTATTAATAAATACCAATTTACCGCCCCATTCCAATGGGATTTCTTCGGTACCTTTCACGTTCATCTTAAACTCCTGCGCACCAAACTTATAAGTATCAGGCAGCGGCATACCTTCGTAATAAGGTTCTATAATCAGATGTACCTCACCAAACTGACCTGCACCACCCGATTGTTTCTTATGGCGATAGTCTGCACGAGCCGCCTTCGTAATGGTTTCACGATACGGAATTCTCGGTTCCTCATATTTGATTTGCAACTTTTCATTATTCTCCAAACGCCATTTCAACGTACGCAAGTGGAATTCACCCTGTCCGTGAACAATAGTCTGGCGCAATTCCTTGGACTGCTCTATCACCCAAGTCGGATCTTCCTCGCGCATACGGTTCAATATGGCCATCATCTTTTCCGTATCGGCCTCATTCACGGGTTTGATAGCACGGGAATATTTTGAATTGGGATATTTGATAAAGTTGAAACGGTTTTCAGAACCTTTGCCATTCAGAGTATTACCTGTATGCACATCTTTTAATTTCACAGTACAACCGATATCACCGGCTACCATTTCTTCCACCTTAATACGGTTGGCACCTGCACAGGCATAAATCTGAGCGATACGCTCTTTCGAACCACGGTCAGCATTCGTAAAGTCTTCACCTTCGTGCACTTTACCGCTCATAACCTTGAAGTACTGAACATCACCGATATGAGGTTCAACAGCGGTCTTGAAGAAATAGAGAGAAGTAGGTCCATTCGGATTCGGTTCCACAACCTCGCCACGGGTATTGTGTACGGGCGGCATCTCGTTTACAAACGGAACCACATTACCCAGGAATTCCATCAAACGACGCACACCCATATCTTTACCTGCACAAACACAGAATACGGGGAACATGCCACGTGAAGCCAAACCTTTACGGATACCCTCGCGCATTTCGTCTTCTGTCAGTGAATCCTGTTCAAAGAATTTCTCCATCAGGCTTTCATCGTGTTCAGCAGCAGCTTCTACCAATGCTTTATGCAGTTCGGTTGCTTTTTCCAATTCCTCTGCAGGAACATCTTCAATGGTGGGTGCACCACCTTCGGGGCCCCACGAATATTTTTTCATCAAAAGTACATCAATCAACGAATTAAAGTTCGGTCCGGTAGCCAACGGATATTGCACGGGAACTACCTTCGAACCATAAGCAGACCTCAACTGCTCCAGTACCATATCATAATCACACTTCTCATGGTCAAGCTGGTTCACCAGGAAAATCACCGGTTTACCTAACTTTTCTGTATATCGGAAATGATTTTGGGTACCCACTTCAGGACCATATTGGCCATTCAGAAGCAATATTGCAGTATCAGTAACATTGAGTGCTGTCATGGCAGCTCCAACAAAGTCATCACTTCCCGGACAGTCTATAATATTAAGTTTCTTACCGTTCCACTCCACATGGAAAACGGTGGAAAACACAGAATAGCCATATTCTTGCTCCACCGGGAAGTAATCGCTGACTGTATTCTTGGCAGTAATTCTGCCGCGACGTTTTATAATACCACTCTCAAAGAGCAGCGCTTCTGTGAGAGTGGTTTTACCCGAGCCATCATTGCCAAGCAGGGCAATGTTCTTAATTTCATTCGTCTGATATACTTTCATGATATATAAGATTTAAAATGAATAACTCAGTATGCCTTCGCATACCCTTAATTTTTGTGAGGCGCAAATTATGAATTTATCAAAAGAAAAGCAATAAATCGATAGTGTTACTAAACTATGTTATGTAACACATCACGACTAACAGAAAGATTTTCTTAACTTTACAGCGTAAATCACTAATCTTTAAACTTACAATGAAAGCACTGCTATCCGTCACCACGCTGTTGATTCTTCTATTGTTCAGCGGATGCCAATCCAATGGTGCCTCGCACAGGCAACGGCCATTGATCGGCATATCCTGCTCCCACCCCAATGATTATTCGACTGCCCGAATGACTTACACAGAATCTGTGATACAAGCCGGAGGTACCCCGATGCTCATCCCTATCACAACAGACAGTACGGTGTTGGCGGATATCGTCAGCCGGCTGGATGCAATTATATTAATAGGAGGGGCTGACATTCACCCTTCTTATTATAATGAAGAACCTATCGAGCAACTGGGGGAGGTTGATTCGCTACGCGATGTTTACGACATCGCCCTAATTCGTCTTGCAGCACAGCGCAATGTACCGATGTTAGGCATCTGTAGGGGTGAGCAATTGATAAATGTAGCGTTCGGCGGGACACTCTATCAGGACCTACCGGCACAATACCCGGACACTACCGTACGACATAATCAAAAAGAACCGAGCAGCGTGCCCACGCATACGGTTCATCTCCTGCAAGGATCCACGATAGCTCAGATTACGGGGCAAACGGAGCTTTTCA from Bacteroides sp. MSB163 includes:
- a CDS encoding gamma-glutamyl-gamma-aminobutyrate hydrolase family protein produces the protein MKALLSVTTLLILLLFSGCQSNGASHRQRPLIGISCSHPNDYSTARMTYTESVIQAGGTPMLIPITTDSTVLADIVSRLDAIILIGGADIHPSYYNEEPIEQLGEVDSLRDVYDIALIRLAAQRNVPMLGICRGEQLINVAFGGTLYQDLPAQYPDTTVRHNQKEPSSVPTHTVHLLQGSTIAQITGQTELFTNTHHHQAVKLAAPGFRITAWATDSIPEAIENINGKPIWGVQFHPEALTVAGDSISARFFHFLVDKAAAFRRSK
- the rpsR gene encoding 30S ribosomal protein S18 — its product is MAQVQSEIRYLTPPSVDVKKKKYCRFKKSGIKYIDYKDPEFLKKFLNEQGKILPRRITGTSLKFQRRVAQAVKRARHLALLPYVTDMMK
- the rpsF gene encoding 30S ribosomal protein S6, with amino-acid sequence MNQYETVFILTPVLSDVQMKEAVEKFKGILTAEGAEIVNEENWGLKKLAYPIQKKSTGFYQLIEFNADPTVIDKLELNFRRDERVIRFLTFKQDKYAAEYAAKRRSVKSTKKED
- the rplI gene encoding 50S ribosomal protein L9, producing MEIILKEDIVNLGYKNDIVTVKSGYGRNYLIPTGKAVIASPAAKKMLAEDLKQRAHKLEKIKKDAEALAAKLEGVSLKIATKVSSTGTIFGSVGNIQIADELAKLGHEIDRKIIVVKDAVKEVGQYKAIVKLHKEVSVEIPFEVVAEEA
- a CDS encoding MarR family winged helix-turn-helix transcriptional regulator, yielding MIEQFNFDIRLIFAILNGKVSAAINRKLSRNFRQNGLEITPEQWTVLIFLWEKDGVTQQELCNATFKDKPSMTRLIDNMERQHLVVRISDKKDRRTNLIHLTKDGKELEERARVIANQTLKEALHGITVEELSISQEVLRKIFFNTKD
- a CDS encoding response regulator transcription factor, whose protein sequence is MDEKLRILLCEDDENLGMLLREYLQAKGYSAELYPDGEAGYKAFLKNKYDLCVFDVMMPKKDGFTLAQEVRAANAEIPIIFLTAKTLKEDILEGFKIGADDYITKPFSMEELTFRIEAILRRVRGKKNKESNIYKIGMFTFDTQKQILSTPEKQTKLTTKESELLGLLCAHANEILQRDFALKTIWIDDNYFNARSMDVYITKLRKHLKEDPSIEIINIHGKGYKLITPEPES
- a CDS encoding HAMP domain-containing sensor histidine kinase, translating into MKKSTIWILGIVMGLSFLSLLYLQISYIEKMVKMRNEQFDESVKRGLMAASKEVESAEVARWLREDISEAEKRAWELTEQGQALVQTQRFTVTSPDGSKYSAMELQTITNKPSELPRAMISRKHGAKTIPKTARTQIDLMKERYVYQRGLLDEVALQMLYTASSKPIEERINFKNLDQYLKSGLVDNGIDLGYHFKVIDRDGREVYRCSDYVDEGSEYSYSQPLFLNDPPARMSIVKIHFPGKRDYIFDSINFMIPSMIFTFVLLITFIFTIYIVFRQKKLTEMKNDFINNMTHEFKTPISTISLAAQMLKDPAVGKSPAMFQHISTVINDETKRLRFQVEKVLQMSMFDKQKATLKMKELDANELITGVINTFTLKVERYNGNIESELNATDPNIFADEMHLTNVIFNLMDNAVKYKRPDTDLELKVKTWNEPGKLMISIQDNGIGIKKENLKKIFEKFYRVHTGNLHDVKGFGLGLSYVKKIIVDHKGTIRAESELNVGTKFIIALPLLKN
- a CDS encoding elongation factor G, encoding MKVYQTNEIKNIALLGNDGSGKTTLTEALLFESGIIKRRGRITAKNTVSDYFPVEQEYGYSVFSTVFHVEWNGKKLNIIDCPGSDDFVGAAMTALNVTDTAILLLNGQYGPEVGTQNHFRYTEKLGKPVIFLVNQLDHEKCDYDMVLEQLRSAYGSKVVPVQYPLATGPNFNSLIDVLLMKKYSWGPEGGAPTIEDVPAEELEKATELHKALVEAAAEHDESLMEKFFEQDSLTEDEMREGIRKGLASRGMFPVFCVCAGKDMGVRRLMEFLGNVVPFVNEMPPVHNTRGEVVEPNPNGPTSLYFFKTAVEPHIGDVQYFKVMSGKVHEGEDFTNADRGSKERIAQIYACAGANRIKVEEMVAGDIGCTVKLKDVHTGNTLNGKGSENRFNFIKYPNSKYSRAIKPVNEADTEKMMAILNRMREEDPTWVIEQSKELRQTIVHGQGEFHLRTLKWRLENNEKLQIKYEEPRIPYRETITKAARADYRHKKQSGGAGQFGEVHLIIEPYYEGMPLPDTYKFGAQEFKMNVKGTEEIPLEWGGKLVFINSIVGGSIDARFMPAILKGIMSRMEQGPLTGSYARDVRVIVYDGKMHPVDSNEISFMLAGRNAFSEAFKNAGPKILEPIYDVEVFVPSDRMGDVMGDLQGRRAMIMGMSSEAGYEKLSAKVPLKEMASYSTALSSLTGGRASFIMKFASYELVPSDVQDKLVKEFEAKQAEE